From one Streptomyces mobaraensis genomic stretch:
- a CDS encoding DUF721 domain-containing protein: MTEHSPLTGHSPAQQSPARRVPEPSGVDLARVALRAAKEQARARGAAVQQKKQARRGGLRSGARADGRDPLPLGAAINRLITERGWETPAAVGGVTGRWPQIVGENVALHCEPQGYDEDARVLTVRCDSTTWATQLRLLAPTLVARLNDDLGQGTVRLIKVLGPGGPSRRYGALRAPGSTGPGDTYG; the protein is encoded by the coding sequence ATGACCGAGCACTCCCCTCTGACCGGGCACTCCCCGGCACAGCAGTCCCCGGCGCGCAGGGTCCCGGAGCCGTCCGGGGTGGACCTGGCGCGGGTCGCGCTGCGCGCGGCCAAGGAGCAGGCGCGGGCGCGGGGCGCGGCCGTGCAGCAGAAAAAGCAGGCGCGCCGCGGCGGCCTGCGCTCCGGCGCGCGTGCCGACGGCCGCGACCCGCTGCCGCTGGGCGCGGCCATCAACCGCCTGATCACCGAGCGCGGCTGGGAGACGCCCGCGGCGGTCGGCGGGGTGACCGGCCGCTGGCCGCAGATCGTCGGCGAGAACGTGGCGCTGCACTGCGAGCCGCAGGGTTACGACGAGGACGCGCGGGTGCTGACCGTGCGGTGCGACTCGACGACGTGGGCGACCCAGCTCCGGCTGCTGGCCCCGACGCTGGTGGCCCGGCTCAACGACGACCTGGGCCAGGGCACCGTCCGGCTGATCAAGGTGCTGGGCCCGGGCGGGCCGTCGCGCCGGTACGGTGCGCTGCGCGCGCCGGGGAGCACGGGACCGGGCGACACCTACGGGTGA
- the gyrB gene encoding DNA topoisomerase (ATP-hydrolyzing) subunit B, which yields MLCQKGRFVADSGNPNENTTPSLEEGATPVPEDASSGAPGGGASYDASAITVLEGLDAVRKRPGMYIGSTGERGLHHLVYEVVDNSVDEALAGHADTIDVTILADGGVRVVDNGRGIPVGIVPSEGKPAVEVVLTVLHAGGKFGGGGYAVSGGLHGVGVSVVNALSSRVAVEVKTDGFRWTQDYKLGVPTAPLQKNEATDETGTSVTFWADGDIFETTDYSFETLSRRFQEMAFLNKGLTIALTDERPDHVDEEGKPLTVRYHYEGGISDFVRYLNSRKGELIHPTVISLEAEDKERQLSLEIAMQWNSQYTEGVYSFANIIHTHEGGTHEEGFRAALTSLINKYARDKKLLREKDDNLTGDDIREGLTAIISVKLSEPQFEGQTKTKLGNTEAKTFVQKAVYEHLTDWLDRNPIEAADIIRKSIQAATARVAARKARDLTRRKGLLETASLPGKLSDCQSNDPAKCEIFIVEGDSAGGSAKSGRNPEYQAILPIRGKILNVEKARIDKILQNQEIQALISAFGTGVHEDFDIDKLRYHKIILMADADVDGQHINTLLLTFLFRFMRPLVEAGHVYLSRPPLYKIKWGRDDFEYAYSDRERDALIQLGRENGKRIRDDSVQRFKGLGEMNAEELRVTTMDIDHRVLGQVTLDDAAQADDLFSVLMGEDVEARRSFIQRNAKDVRFLDI from the coding sequence GTGCTGTGCCAGAAAGGGCGCTTCGTGGCCGATTCCGGCAACCCCAACGAGAACACCACCCCTTCCCTCGAGGAAGGCGCCACTCCTGTGCCGGAGGACGCCTCGTCCGGCGCTCCGGGCGGAGGTGCGTCGTACGACGCCAGCGCGATCACCGTGCTGGAGGGTCTGGACGCGGTCCGCAAGCGGCCGGGCATGTACATCGGCTCCACCGGTGAGCGCGGTCTGCACCACCTGGTGTACGAGGTCGTCGACAACTCCGTCGACGAGGCGCTGGCCGGCCACGCCGACACCATCGACGTCACGATCCTGGCGGACGGCGGCGTCCGCGTGGTCGACAACGGCCGCGGTATCCCCGTCGGCATCGTCCCCTCCGAGGGCAAGCCGGCCGTGGAGGTCGTGCTGACCGTCCTGCACGCGGGCGGCAAGTTCGGCGGCGGCGGCTACGCGGTCTCCGGCGGTCTGCACGGCGTCGGCGTCTCCGTCGTCAACGCGCTGTCCTCGCGCGTCGCCGTCGAGGTCAAGACGGACGGCTTCCGCTGGACCCAGGACTACAAGCTCGGCGTCCCCACCGCCCCTCTGCAGAAGAACGAGGCGACGGACGAGACCGGCACCTCCGTCACCTTCTGGGCCGACGGCGACATCTTCGAGACCACCGACTACTCCTTCGAGACGCTCTCGCGGCGCTTCCAGGAGATGGCGTTCCTCAACAAGGGCCTGACCATCGCCCTGACCGACGAGCGCCCGGACCACGTGGACGAGGAGGGCAAGCCGCTCACCGTCCGCTACCACTACGAGGGCGGCATCTCGGACTTCGTCCGCTACCTCAACTCGCGCAAGGGCGAGCTGATCCACCCCACGGTGATTTCGCTCGAGGCCGAGGACAAGGAGCGGCAGCTCTCCCTCGAGATCGCGATGCAGTGGAACAGCCAGTACACCGAGGGCGTCTACAGCTTCGCCAACATCATCCACACCCATGAGGGCGGCACGCACGAGGAGGGCTTCCGGGCGGCGCTGACCTCGCTGATCAACAAGTACGCGCGCGACAAGAAGCTGCTCCGCGAGAAGGACGACAACCTCACGGGCGACGACATCCGCGAGGGTCTGACCGCGATCATCTCGGTCAAGCTGAGCGAGCCGCAGTTCGAGGGCCAGACCAAGACCAAGCTGGGCAACACGGAGGCGAAGACCTTCGTCCAGAAGGCGGTCTACGAGCACCTCACCGACTGGCTGGACCGCAACCCGATCGAGGCCGCGGACATCATCCGCAAGTCGATCCAGGCCGCCACGGCCCGCGTCGCCGCCCGCAAGGCGCGTGACCTGACCCGCCGCAAGGGCCTGCTGGAGACCGCCTCGCTGCCCGGCAAGCTGTCGGACTGCCAGTCGAACGACCCGGCCAAGTGCGAGATCTTCATCGTCGAGGGCGACTCCGCCGGCGGCTCGGCCAAGTCCGGCCGGAACCCCGAGTACCAGGCGATCCTCCCGATCCGCGGCAAGATCCTCAACGTCGAGAAGGCCCGGATCGACAAGATCCTCCAGAACCAGGAGATCCAGGCGCTGATCTCCGCGTTCGGCACCGGCGTGCACGAGGACTTCGACATCGACAAGCTCCGCTATCACAAGATCATCCTGATGGCGGACGCCGACGTCGACGGCCAGCACATCAACACCCTGCTGCTGACCTTCCTCTTCCGCTTCATGCGCCCGCTGGTCGAGGCCGGTCACGTCTACCTGTCGCGCCCCCCGCTGTACAAGATCAAGTGGGGCCGTGACGACTTCGAGTACGCGTACTCGGACCGCGAGCGCGACGCGCTGATCCAGCTCGGCCGCGAGAACGGCAAGCGCATCCGGGACGACTCGGTCCAGCGCTTCAAGGGTCTCGGCGAGATGAACGCCGAGGAGCTGCGCGTCACCACGATGGACATCGACCACCGGGTGCTCGGCCAGGTCACCCTGGACGACGCGGCGCAGGCGGACGACCTGTTCTCGGTGCTCATGGGTGAGGACGTCGAGGCACGGCGCTCGTTCATCCAGCGCAACGCCAAGGACGTCCGCTTCCTCGACATCTGA
- the gyrA gene encoding DNA gyrase subunit A: MADEMTPDTPVTPDGTTPEGQPATIEGVGMRVEPVGLETEMQRSYLDYAMSVIVSRALPDVRDGLKPVHRRVLYAMYDGGYRPEKGFYKCARVVGDVMGTYHPHGDASIYDALVRLAQPWSMRMPLVDSNGNFGSPGNDPAAAMRYTECKMAPLSMEMVRDIDEETVDFQDNYDGRNQEPTVLPSRFPNLLVNGSAGIAVGMATNIPPHNLREVAEGAQWYLANPEATPEELLDALVDRIKGPDFPTGALVVGRKGIEEAYRTGRGSITMRAVVEVEEIHNRQCLVVTELPYQVNPDNLAQKIADLVKDGKIGGIADVRDETSSRTGQRLVIVLKRDAVAKVVLNNLYKHTDLQTNFGANMLALVDGVPRTLSLDAFIRNWVAHQIEVIVRRTRFRLRKAEERAHILRGLLKALDAIDEVIALIRRSDTVDVAREGLMGLLSIDEIQANAILEMQLRRLAALERQKIVAEHDELQAKINEYNAILASPERQRGIISEELTAIVEKFGDDRRSKLVPFEGDMSIEDLIAEEDIVVTITNGGYVKRTKTEDYRSQKRGGKGVRGTKLKQDDIVDHFFVSTTHHWLLFFTNKGRVYRAKAYELPDAGRDARGQHVANLLAFQPDEQIAQILAIRDYDAAPYLVLATKSGLVKKTSLKDYDSPRSGGVIAINLRAMDDGREDELIGAELVSADDDLLLISKKAQSIRFTATDDSLRPMGRATSGVKGMSFREGDELLSMNVVRPGTFVFTATDGGYAKRTAVDEYRVQGRGGLGIKAAKIVEDRGSLVGALVVEATDEILAITLSGGVIRTRVDEVRETGRDTMGVQLINLGKRDAVVGIARNAEAGREAEEVDEDTSAEAGGGGPEVAGGTEPAVEDTEE, translated from the coding sequence ATGGCCGACGAGATGACCCCTGACACGCCCGTGACCCCGGACGGCACCACGCCCGAGGGGCAGCCCGCCACCATCGAGGGCGTCGGGATGCGCGTCGAGCCCGTCGGGCTCGAGACGGAGATGCAGCGCTCCTACCTCGACTACGCGATGAGCGTCATCGTCTCGCGTGCGCTGCCCGACGTCCGGGACGGCCTCAAGCCGGTGCACCGGCGTGTGCTCTACGCGATGTACGACGGCGGGTACCGGCCCGAGAAGGGCTTCTACAAGTGCGCCCGCGTCGTCGGCGACGTCATGGGTACGTACCACCCGCACGGTGACGCCTCCATCTACGACGCGCTGGTCCGGCTGGCCCAGCCGTGGTCGATGCGGATGCCGCTGGTCGACTCCAACGGCAACTTCGGCTCGCCGGGCAACGACCCGGCGGCGGCCATGCGGTACACCGAGTGCAAGATGGCGCCGCTGTCCATGGAGATGGTCCGGGACATCGACGAGGAGACCGTCGACTTCCAGGACAACTACGACGGCCGCAACCAGGAGCCGACGGTCCTGCCGTCGCGCTTCCCCAACCTGCTGGTGAACGGTTCCGCCGGCATCGCGGTCGGCATGGCGACCAACATCCCGCCGCACAACCTGCGCGAGGTCGCCGAGGGCGCCCAGTGGTACCTGGCCAACCCCGAGGCCACCCCCGAGGAGCTGCTCGACGCGCTCGTCGACCGGATCAAGGGCCCCGACTTCCCGACCGGCGCCCTCGTGGTCGGCCGCAAGGGCATCGAGGAGGCGTACCGCACCGGCCGCGGCTCGATCACCATGCGCGCGGTGGTCGAGGTCGAGGAGATCCACAACCGCCAGTGCCTGGTGGTCACCGAGCTGCCCTACCAGGTCAACCCGGACAACCTCGCGCAGAAGATCGCCGACCTGGTGAAGGACGGCAAGATCGGCGGCATCGCGGACGTCCGCGACGAGACCTCGTCCCGGACCGGCCAGCGCCTGGTGATCGTCCTCAAGCGGGACGCCGTCGCCAAGGTCGTCCTCAACAACCTCTACAAGCACACCGACCTCCAGACCAACTTCGGCGCGAACATGCTCGCCCTGGTCGACGGTGTGCCGCGGACCCTGTCGCTGGACGCGTTCATCCGCAACTGGGTCGCCCACCAGATCGAGGTCATCGTCCGGCGCACCCGCTTCCGGCTGCGCAAGGCCGAGGAGCGCGCCCACATCCTGCGCGGTCTGCTCAAGGCGCTGGACGCCATCGACGAGGTCATCGCGCTGATCCGGCGCAGCGACACCGTCGACGTCGCCCGCGAGGGTCTGATGGGCCTGCTGTCGATCGACGAGATCCAGGCCAACGCGATCCTGGAGATGCAGCTCCGCCGGCTGGCGGCCCTGGAGCGGCAGAAGATCGTCGCGGAGCACGACGAACTCCAGGCGAAGATCAACGAGTACAACGCGATCCTGGCCTCCCCGGAGCGCCAGCGCGGCATCATCAGCGAGGAACTGACGGCGATCGTCGAGAAGTTCGGCGACGACCGGCGCTCCAAGCTGGTGCCCTTCGAAGGTGACATGTCCATCGAGGACCTGATCGCCGAGGAGGACATCGTCGTCACCATCACCAACGGTGGCTACGTCAAGCGCACCAAGACCGAGGACTACCGCTCGCAGAAGCGCGGCGGCAAGGGCGTGCGGGGCACCAAGCTGAAGCAGGACGACATCGTCGACCACTTCTTCGTCTCCACCACCCACCACTGGCTGCTCTTCTTCACCAACAAGGGCCGGGTCTACCGGGCCAAGGCGTACGAGCTGCCGGACGCCGGCCGGGACGCGCGCGGCCAGCACGTGGCCAACCTGCTCGCCTTCCAGCCGGACGAGCAGATCGCCCAGATCCTCGCCATCCGCGACTACGACGCGGCGCCCTACCTGGTGCTGGCCACCAAGTCGGGCCTGGTGAAGAAGACCTCGCTCAAGGACTACGACTCCCCGCGCTCCGGCGGAGTCATCGCCATCAACCTGCGGGCGATGGACGACGGCCGCGAGGACGAGCTGATCGGCGCCGAGCTGGTGTCGGCCGACGACGACCTGCTGCTGATCAGCAAGAAGGCGCAGTCCATCCGGTTCACCGCGACGGACGACTCGCTCCGCCCGATGGGCCGGGCCACCTCCGGCGTCAAGGGCATGAGCTTCCGCGAGGGTGACGAGCTGCTGTCGATGAACGTCGTCCGTCCGGGCACGTTCGTCTTCACCGCCACCGACGGCGGCTACGCCAAGCGCACGGCCGTGGACGAGTACCGCGTCCAGGGCCGCGGCGGCCTCGGAATCAAGGCCGCGAAGATCGTCGAGGACCGGGGATCGCTGGTCGGCGCCCTGGTCGTGGAGGCGACCGACGAGATCCTCGCGATCACCCTCAGCGGTGGTGTCATCCGGACCCGGGTCGACGAAGTGCGGGAAACCGGGCGTGACACCATGGGCGTCCAACTGATCAATTTGGGCAAGCGCGACGCCGTCGTGGGCATCGCGAGGAACGCCGAGGCCGGCCGAGAGGCCGAGGAGGTCGACGAGGACACGTCGGCCGAGGCCGGGGGCGGGGGGCCCGAGGTGGCCGGAGGCACGGAGCCTGCGGTCGAGGACACCGAGGAGTAG
- a CDS encoding DUF3566 domain-containing protein gives MSRATGTAASGADAKRRGAGASSSTAVGKDGARGAGADGADSPGGSDTTAADRGDSMTETKGPKPYHPPKAYEPPAERTASKAGKGAGGAAKGGTKSMSKPAGTATAPSASRQVPAQAAPAAAAPRTRSARLRVAKADPWSVMKVSFLLSLALAVCTIVAVTVLWLVLDAMGVFSAVGGTISDATSGEGGGFDLQSFLSLPRVLMFTVVIAVIEVVLATALATLIAFVYNLSASFVGGVELTLAEDE, from the coding sequence GTGAGTCGAGCCACGGGCACCGCGGCAAGCGGTGCGGACGCCAAGCGACGCGGTGCCGGTGCTTCGTCGAGCACCGCGGTCGGCAAGGACGGTGCCCGTGGCGCCGGCGCGGACGGGGCAGACTCCCCGGGTGGGAGCGACACCACCGCCGCCGACAGGGGGGACTCCATGACGGAGACCAAGGGCCCGAAGCCGTACCACCCGCCGAAGGCCTACGAGCCGCCGGCCGAGCGCACCGCGTCCAAGGCCGGCAAGGGCGCCGGGGGCGCCGCCAAGGGGGGCACCAAGAGCATGAGCAAGCCCGCGGGGACCGCCACCGCCCCGTCCGCGTCCCGGCAGGTGCCCGCCCAGGCGGCGCCGGCCGCCGCGGCGCCCCGCACCCGCTCCGCGCGGCTGCGGGTGGCCAAGGCCGACCCGTGGTCGGTGATGAAGGTCAGCTTCCTGCTGTCGCTCGCCCTGGCCGTCTGCACGATCGTGGCGGTCACGGTGCTGTGGCTGGTCCTGGACGCCATGGGGGTCTTCTCCGCCGTCGGCGGCACCATCAGCGACGCCACCTCGGGGGAGGGCGGCGGCTTCGACCTCCAGTCGTTCCTGTCGCTGCCGCGCGTCCTGATGTTCACCGTCGTGATCGCGGTCATCGAGGTGGTCCTGGCGACCGCCCTGGCGACCCTCATCGCCTTCGTCTACAACCTCTCGGCGTCCTTCGTCGGCGGCGTCGAGCTGACCCTCGCCGAGGACGAATAG
- a CDS encoding DLW-39 family protein, with amino-acid sequence MKKLLLVALAAIGGLLVYRQIQADRAEQDLWTEATDSVPAGSGV; translated from the coding sequence GTGAAGAAGCTGCTCCTGGTCGCACTGGCCGCCATCGGCGGGCTCCTCGTGTACCGCCAGATCCAGGCGGATCGCGCCGAGCAGGATCTGTGGACGGAGGCGACCGACTCCGTGCCCGCAGGTTCGGGTGTGTGA
- a CDS encoding serine/threonine-protein kinase, with protein sequence MGEVLAGRYELVDPIGRGGVGEVWRVWDRVRRRYAAAKVLKQSHAHTLLLRFVREQALRIDHPHVLAPISWGADDDRVLFTMDVVHGGSVAHLIGDYGPLPARFCCALLDQLLDALTAVHAEGVVHRDIKPANLLLEATGTGPPHLRLSDFGCAMRKGEPRLTETNYVMGTPGYFAPEQMAGEEPDFPADLFAVGLVALYLLTGRKPDAGALVGRFLTEGAPSVPPAPDEVPAALWDVLARLLVPDPVLRFRSAAEARTALAAAVPLLPPPVAGEEPVEVFDQIGPLPPGFGPEGPERPETPVRPGTLAAHEPAPPHGPLGAPPRPAPPPMPPTPPQPVVLPLTAAPDGRVRRRARPRRPAPPSHSTAAVVLVLALLCLAVGVWALSRT encoded by the coding sequence ATGGGGGAGGTCCTCGCCGGGCGCTACGAGCTGGTGGACCCCATCGGACGCGGTGGGGTGGGGGAGGTCTGGCGGGTCTGGGACCGGGTACGGCGGCGGTACGCGGCGGCGAAGGTGCTCAAGCAGAGCCACGCCCACACCCTGCTGCTGCGCTTCGTCCGCGAGCAGGCGCTGCGCATCGACCATCCGCATGTGCTGGCCCCGATCAGCTGGGGCGCCGACGACGACCGGGTGCTGTTCACCATGGACGTGGTGCACGGCGGCTCAGTCGCCCATCTGATCGGCGACTACGGGCCGTTGCCCGCGCGATTCTGCTGCGCGCTGCTGGACCAGTTGCTGGACGCGCTCACCGCGGTGCACGCGGAAGGCGTGGTGCACCGGGACATCAAACCCGCGAATCTGCTTTTGGAGGCGACCGGGACCGGTCCCCCGCATTTACGGCTCTCCGATTTCGGCTGTGCGATGCGGAAGGGCGAACCGCGGCTCACCGAGACCAACTATGTGATGGGAACGCCGGGTTACTTCGCGCCCGAGCAAATGGCGGGTGAGGAACCGGACTTCCCCGCCGATCTGTTCGCCGTCGGACTGGTCGCGCTGTATCTGCTGACCGGGCGGAAACCGGACGCCGGCGCCCTCGTCGGCCGGTTCCTCACCGAGGGCGCGCCATCCGTGCCGCCGGCCCCGGACGAGGTCCCGGCGGCGCTGTGGGACGTCCTGGCCCGGCTGCTGGTCCCCGACCCGGTGCTGCGCTTCCGGAGCGCCGCCGAGGCCCGTACGGCCCTGGCCGCGGCCGTGCCGCTGCTGCCCCCGCCGGTCGCCGGGGAGGAGCCGGTCGAGGTCTTCGACCAGATCGGTCCGCTGCCTCCCGGCTTCGGCCCCGAAGGCCCTGAGCGCCCTGAGACCCCTGTGCGTCCTGGGACCCTTGCGGCCCACGAGCCGGCGCCCCCTCACGGCCCCTTGGGCGCCCCACCGCGGCCCGCACCGCCCCCGATGCCGCCCACGCCCCCGCAGCCCGTCGTACTCCCCCTGACGGCGGCCCCCGACGGCCGTGTACGCCGCCGCGCGCGCCCCCGGCGGCCGGCGCCGCCGTCACACTCCACGGCCGCCGTGGTGCTGGTGCTGGCGTTGCTGTGCCTCGCGGTGGGGGTCTGGGCCCTCTCCCGCACCTGA
- a CDS encoding helix-turn-helix domain-containing protein, with protein sequence MDAAQQEATARARELQRSWYGEPLGALFRRLIDDLGLNQARLASVLGLSAPMLSQLMSGQRAKIGNPAVVQRVQALQELSHQVADGSVSAAEAAERMEEVKRSSGGSVLNSTQTTASSGAPTVKRVVREIQSLLRSVAAAGDIIEAAGTLAPTHPELAEFLRVYGAGRTAEAVAHYEAHQS encoded by the coding sequence ATGGACGCAGCACAGCAGGAAGCCACCGCCCGCGCACGAGAGCTGCAGCGGAGCTGGTACGGGGAGCCGCTGGGGGCGCTCTTCCGCCGGCTGATCGACGATCTCGGTCTCAACCAGGCCCGGCTGGCCTCCGTACTGGGCCTTTCGGCGCCCATGCTCTCGCAGTTGATGAGCGGTCAGCGGGCGAAGATCGGCAACCCGGCGGTGGTACAGCGCGTCCAGGCCCTCCAGGAGCTCTCCCACCAGGTGGCCGACGGCAGTGTGAGCGCCGCGGAGGCCGCGGAGCGGATGGAGGAGGTCAAGCGGAGCTCCGGCGGCTCTGTCCTCAACTCCACGCAGACCACGGCCAGCAGCGGCGCCCCGACCGTCAAGCGGGTGGTGCGCGAGATCCAGTCGCTGCTGCGCTCGGTGGCCGCCGCCGGCGACATCATCGAGGCGGCCGGCACGCTCGCCCCCACCCACCCCGAACTGGCCGAGTTCCTGCGCGTCTACGGCGCCGGCCGGACCGCAGAGGCGGTCGCCCACTACGAGGCCCACCAGAGCTGA
- a CDS encoding DUF5324 family protein: MTRKDSVRAATSTAKDSVRHAAEVVAPYAGTAKDAAVHYAHEARVRLAPKVAEAAHQARSQYDAHLQPRIDHALEVLPPKVNQAAARARAAAEPVRDEAVSRGTAALAVLRGQVPAQDVERLGRKRSRRGRAGRVAKRLAFAGLLVGGAVAAWRWWDKQANPDWLVEPPAATEIADRPHLTSVDGSGDRSPLDPEVQAKQAEAEAASAEDEKATEDRAGDGKKEDDPS; encoded by the coding sequence GTGACCCGCAAGGACAGCGTGCGCGCCGCGACCAGCACCGCCAAGGACAGCGTGCGCCACGCGGCCGAAGTGGTGGCGCCCTACGCCGGCACGGCCAAGGACGCCGCCGTGCACTATGCGCACGAAGCCCGCGTCCGGCTCGCCCCCAAGGTGGCCGAGGCCGCCCACCAGGCGCGCTCCCAGTACGACGCGCACCTGCAGCCCCGGATCGATCACGCCCTCGAGGTGCTGCCGCCCAAGGTCAACCAGGCCGCCGCCCGGGCCCGCGCCGCCGCCGAACCGGTCCGCGACGAGGCCGTCTCCCGCGGCACCGCCGCGCTCGCCGTGCTGCGCGGCCAGGTCCCGGCGCAGGACGTGGAGCGCCTGGGCCGCAAGCGCTCCCGCCGCGGCCGGGCCGGCCGGGTGGCGAAGCGGCTGGCCTTCGCGGGCCTGCTGGTGGGCGGCGCCGTCGCGGCCTGGCGGTGGTGGGACAAGCAGGCCAACCCGGACTGGCTGGTCGAGCCCCCGGCCGCCACCGAGATCGCCGACCGCCCCCACCTCACCTCCGTCGACGGCAGCGGCGACCGCTCCCCCCTCGACCCGGAGGTCCAGGCCAAGCAGGCCGAGGCGGAAGCGGCGTCCGCCGAGGACGAGAAGGCCACCGAGGACCGGGCGGGTGACGGGAAGAAGGAGGACGACCCCTCCTAA
- a CDS encoding peptidylprolyl isomerase: MAEQLYATLKTNQGDIEIRLLPNHAPTTVKNFVELAKGEREWVHPATGKKSTDKLYDGTVFHRVISGFMIQGGDPLGNGTGGPGYEFKDEFHPDLAFNKPYLLAMANAGPGTNGSQFFITVSPTAWLTGKHTIFGEVSNDASRKVVDAIAGTQTNPRTDRPVNDIVIESVVIESR; this comes from the coding sequence GTGGCCGAGCAGCTCTACGCGACCCTGAAGACCAACCAGGGGGACATCGAGATCCGGCTCCTGCCGAATCACGCCCCGACGACGGTCAAGAACTTCGTCGAGCTCGCGAAGGGCGAGCGCGAGTGGGTCCACCCGGCGACCGGAAAGAAGTCCACGGACAAGCTGTACGACGGCACGGTGTTCCACCGCGTCATCAGCGGCTTCATGATCCAGGGCGGTGACCCGCTGGGCAACGGCACCGGCGGTCCGGGGTACGAGTTCAAGGACGAGTTCCACCCCGACCTGGCGTTCAACAAGCCGTACCTGCTGGCCATGGCCAACGCCGGCCCGGGCACCAACGGCTCGCAGTTCTTCATCACCGTGTCCCCGACCGCTTGGCTGACCGGCAAGCACACCATCTTCGGCGAGGTCAGCAACGACGCGAGCAGGAAGGTCGTGGACGCCATCGCGGGCACCCAGACCAACCCGCGCACCGACCGTCCGGTGAACGACATCGTCATCGAGAGCGTCGTGATCGAGTCCCGCTGA
- a CDS encoding rhomboid family intramembrane serine protease: MNDQAVCCYRHPDRETGIRCTRCERPICPDCMVNASVGFHCPECSGGGSGPGRGDDRQDTAPRTAAGSVERPGDPFLVTKVLLGINLAIWIAVMVKGQDVVGTLELIGRDPYQDGEGVAEGQWYRLLTSLFLHESVMHIGFNMLSLWWLGPPLEAAFGRARYLALYLLSGLGGSALTYLMVDPGGRSYGASGAIFGLLGATAVLMRRLKYDMRPVMALLVLNLIFTFTWNNIAKEAHIGGLVVGALVAYGMVHAPRARRALVQWLTCGAALVAILVTVVVRTAELT, from the coding sequence ATGAACGACCAGGCCGTCTGCTGTTACCGGCATCCGGACCGCGAGACGGGCATCCGCTGTACGCGCTGCGAACGGCCGATCTGTCCCGACTGCATGGTCAACGCCTCGGTCGGCTTCCACTGCCCCGAGTGCTCGGGCGGCGGCTCCGGCCCCGGCCGGGGGGACGACCGGCAGGACACCGCCCCGCGTACGGCCGCGGGGTCCGTCGAACGTCCCGGTGACCCCTTTCTGGTGACCAAGGTGCTGCTCGGCATCAACCTCGCGATCTGGATCGCGGTGATGGTCAAGGGGCAGGACGTCGTCGGCACCCTGGAGCTGATCGGGCGCGACCCGTACCAGGACGGCGAGGGCGTCGCCGAGGGCCAGTGGTACCGGCTGCTGACCTCGCTGTTCCTGCACGAGTCGGTGATGCACATCGGCTTCAACATGCTGTCGCTCTGGTGGCTGGGCCCCCCGCTGGAGGCCGCCTTCGGCCGGGCCCGGTACCTGGCGCTCTATCTGCTGTCGGGGCTCGGCGGCAGCGCGCTCACCTATCTGATGGTCGACCCGGGCGGGCGGTCGTACGGCGCCTCGGGCGCGATCTTCGGCCTGCTGGGTGCCACCGCCGTGCTGATGCGCCGGCTGAAGTACGACATGCGGCCGGTGATGGCGCTGCTCGTGCTCAACCTGATCTTCACCTTCACCTGGAACAACATCGCCAAGGAAGCGCACATCGGCGGCCTGGTGGTGGGTGCCCTGGTGGCGTACGGCATGGTGCACGCGCCCCGCGCGCGGCGGGCGCTGGTGCAGTGGCTGACCTGCGGGGCCGCGCTGGTGGCGATCCTGGTGACGGTGGTCGTCAGGACGGCCGAGCTGACCTAG
- the crgA gene encoding cell division protein CrgA, which translates to MPKSRIRKKEDFTPPPAKQQSIKLNSGRRWVAPLMLALFLIGLAWIVVFYVTGSDMPIESLHNWNIVVGFGFIAAGFVVSTQWK; encoded by the coding sequence GTGCCGAAGTCACGGATCCGCAAGAAGGAAGACTTCACGCCTCCGCCGGCGAAGCAGCAGAGCATCAAGCTGAACAGCGGGCGGCGGTGGGTGGCTCCGCTCATGCTGGCGCTGTTCCTGATCGGGCTCGCGTGGATCGTCGTCTTCTACGTGACGGGCAGCGACATGCCCATCGAGTCCCTGCACAACTGGAACATCGTGGTCGGCTTCGGCTTCATCGCGGCGGGGTTCGTGGTCTCCACCCAGTGGAAGTAG